Proteins co-encoded in one Perca flavescens isolate YP-PL-M2 chromosome 11, PFLA_1.0, whole genome shotgun sequence genomic window:
- the LOC114563844 gene encoding gamma-crystallin M3-like — protein MGKIIFYEDKNFQGRSYETSSDCAELTSYLSRCNSCRVESGCFMVYERPNFMGHQMLARRGEYPDNQRLMGMTMSDCIRSSRMIPTHRGPFRMRIYERENFRGQMNELTDDCDNIQDRFRMSDCQSAHVMDGHWLMYEQPQYRGRMLYLRPGEYRSMRDMGMGPMDMRIGSMRRIMDSC, from the exons ATGGGCAAA ATTATCTTCTACGAGGACAAGAACTTCCAGGGTCGCTCCTATGAGACCAGCAGCGACTGTGCCGAGCTGACCTCCTACCTGAGCCGCTGCAACTCCTGCAGGGTGGAGAGCGGCTGCTTCATGGTCTACGAACGTCCAAACTTCATGGGCCACCAGATGCTGGCGAGGAGGGGAGAGTACCCCGACAACCAGCGCCTGATGGGTATGACCATGAGTGACTGCATCCGTTCCAGCCGCATGATCCCCACG CACAGAGGTCCATTTAGGATGAGGATCTACGAGAGGGAGAACTTCAGAGGTCAGATGAATGAGCTGACGGACGACTGCGACAACATCCAGGATCGTTTCCGCATGTCCGACTGCCAGTCTGCCCACGTGATGGACGGCCACTGGTTGATGTACGAGCAGCCCCAGTACAGAGGCAGGATGCTGTACCTGAGGCCCGGAGAGTACAGGAGCATGAGAGACATGGGAATGGGTCCCATGGACATGAGGATTGGATCCATGCGACGTATCATGGACTCCTGTTAA